CATGAAAAATGTCAATTATCCGCATTTGTTATTTTTAGATATATGCTAGTATGTCATTGTCCGGACTTTGTCATATATAGATACTTCCTGTGTTCTGGTTAAGTTACATCTTACATGTATTCTTTAGTGAAATTGTTAAGTGAAAATTGAGTGGGTATTAAGTTAGATTTTAGTAAAGTCCCTTTTACTTATAGCTAATTTTATTTCTGTTTTTTCACAGTTTTTTCATTGCTTTCAACttagttgtatcatgttcacAAACTCACCGTCCAGATGTACTCTCTGAATTACAGGTTAACTATTTTCAGCGTATGTTGTTTGGTTTTGCTCCCATTTAAACATTACAATCACATTGAAATTTCCAGGATGCCTTACAGCATTGCCGTGTTCCAAAGTCCTAGTCACAATTAATAGTGGCTTAGACTATCACTGGAAAAAACTGTTTCCACCTGGTCAAATGCAAATTATCAATTCCTACGAAAGAGTGTGAATTCTAAGCTGAATCTTTCCTGTTTTAGTCTCatacaacatttttttaagaagCTTTTTACAGAAATTTCTACCGATCAAGACCCTCAAGAAACGAGGTAGAAACTATACAAAAATAACCAGAAACATATACTACTAATAACCAGAAAAATGTACACGTGTCACATGAATCGATCTGTACAACTCTCGTCTGATCAGAGCGTGCTGCACTTGGCCGGAGCAAACGACAGCGTCTCCTTCTGGACGTCGTAGAGTATGTGCAGGTTTTGCTGCTGGTAGTTCCCGAGTGTGCTGAGCTCGCCGTCGGTCTGGCTCCGCATCGCCAGGCACCACATGCCGCCGTCGAGGATCATGTAGTTCTCCACCGGGAGCACCatgtccgcgccgccgccaaagTGGAGCGTCATGCTCggcagcgtcgccggcggcgccgacgacgacggcagcgcgAAGCACAGGTCGAGACCCGTGGCGTTCGACCCGTCCGTCACCGGCAGCTTCACCAGGGAGCGCACCGCGGCGCGGACTCTCTTGTACGCCGCGTCGACCAGCGACGTGATCGTCGTGCCGGAGTCGATGATGAGCCCGCCGGTGCCGTCTGCCCGGAGCGCGAACGCGCCGGGAGGGATGGGCAGCGCCGCCGGGCCGACGGATATGCCGGTGAGGTTGAGGTAGTAGTACGTGCTCATCGGTGGCTTGGACGGGCTCGGGACGAACGGCGTCGACCGGACGCCGGTGCCgttgagcgccgccgccgccgccgccggaccgaGGAGGAGCGTGCTCTTGCTCTTGGTGTCCTGGAACGGCGTCAGGCAGTAGGAGAAcatgccggcggcgagctgggAGACGAGCGACAGGCCGCCCCTGCCCAGGCCGACGAGCCCCGCCGAGCCGTTCCAGTCGTCGCTGCTGGCGTTGCTGCACCCGAAGGCAATGCCGGGGACGCGCACCTggtcggccggcgacgagccgaACGTGAACGTCTCCGAGCCCTGCAGGCCGGACGTCCACCCGGTGCCGTACGTCTGGTTGTACCTGCACGCGCACCCCGGCGGCGGGGTCGCGCCGGCCAGCCTCGCCTCGGCGGCGCACAGGTTCAGCGCGCTGCTGCACGGGAGCACGCGGAACGTCGGCGAGCTCGACGGGTTGTACAGCGGGCTCGGCTGCTTGAAGCACCGCTCCCCGCACGGCGCGCACTGCGTCCAGACGAGGTCGCTGCCGGTGTCGGCGATGGCCGGGTACGACTGCGGCGGCGTGCCGATGGCCAGCGTCATGATGTACTCCCCGCCGTTGGGCAGGTCCTTCCTCGTCGGCGCGGACACCGTGCCCGccggagaagacgacgacgacgacgacgcgagctCCCGCCCGAACCGCGCGCGCCGGTGCATGTCGCGGCGCAGGGCGTCGCGCACGAACTGGGACGCGGTGACCCCGGGCTCGGAGTGGATGCGCGTCAGCCCGACGcggacgccgccggccgccgcgtcggcgagggcggcgcccGCCGTCACACACACCAACACAACGATCACACGTAGCGACGCCGCCATTTGCACGCTCATCATCAACACGCCCAAATACTATTTGACAAGATGCAAGAACTTGGCATCAAATCACACTACTTATACAACATCTCTCGCGTTAATTCGTTGCATTCGTGGCGTGCTGATACTTGGTCAAGCACGCCATCTTGTGCTCTAGTCTAATCCGAGTCCTCCATGGGCAGGTGCAGGTTGCCTCTCTCCTGCCTCGAAACAACATAGTGCACAGTTGCACCTGTGATTATAGCAACCCTAGAAACAATTAAGCAAGAGGATGATGCTGAAGATTAGGGGCTAAATTATTGAGGGAAAGTCATTAGGTGTAGAATTAGTTTGGCGTGCAGGCAATAAGCGTTCAAACTCGCATTCTATAAAGAGGAGACCTTTGTGGTCGTTGGATGATGATTACTAGGACATCTCTTTCGCAGCCGTCGTGGTCCAAAATTAGGTAAAAAAAAGTAAGATGAATTTGATTGACTTAATCCAAAGTATCCAGAACACGAAACTAAGAACATCACCGCGTTTTTAAAGCTGATCGTGGCTGCGACGACCGCTGATCGATGCAAGTACTAGATCATCGTTTAGTTCACCGACcagaaatttaattaattaattaattattagcagAGAAGAAGTCGAGTTAAATTCGTTCACAGATTGATGATAATTGAGTCGTCTGTCGTCACATCGATTGAACTGATTAACTGCTTCTTCTAAAGTGTTCTGTCAAATAATGAAACTTTAGTAATTAAGAAATTAGAGGTATGTAGAGAAGTTACAGAAAAACACGGGCTCGTGGCAAGTGAATGTCTTGCCACATTTTGTTGATGACGACATGATGATTATGATCGACAAACAATAGCTTAGATATTGCAACCACTTAATTCATTCTTGTTCAACTACTATATACGTGTACTTTGTAGGTGCCTTGTTGGATTGAATGTAGAAGGTGAGAACAAGGTACAAGGGAAATGTGATTTATCTCTCGCTCaataaaaagttttaaaaaagagaaatgtgatggatatatattttgtggGAAATGAAACATGTACCCATGCTTTTATACTCACTCCAGTTAATAATATTTAACGTTGAGAGTACTAACTAATCTTCTCTCACGTCAAATATTATTGACTAGAGAGAGTAGTAGTCAACAATAGTAATCGTGTTCTTTTACCCCAAAATTTGGATGCAGAGATATGAACCTTACTCGTAGGCGTGTCTCAACATAAAAAACCTAATAGAATACTCTATACTACcttttaggccctgtttgatttagcttagaattattataatctaaattattaggcgtaagctaaaacaaacaagtagattattatggtagattattataatctataagccagattttgctataatccaataatctcctctagaggagcttttttcagattattgagtggctaaagactCACTAACCTTAGATGCCTCTAATAATCTAAAGAAATAAACAACACATAACTTATTTtatgtcagcttattataatccagcttaaaGTAATCtaatttaataatctagattataataatcttaagctgaaacaaacagagcCTTAATTTCATAGAAATTGAACAAACCATCCTTCTACTTTCGATCATAAATATTTAACGGTTTAGGACAAAATGTTGTCAAACTTTTG
The window above is part of the Oryza sativa Japonica Group chromosome 7, ASM3414082v1 genome. Proteins encoded here:
- the LOC4343462 gene encoding aspartic proteinase nepenthesin-1: MMSVQMAASLRVIVVLVCVTAGAALADAAAGGVRVGLTRIHSEPGVTASQFVRDALRRDMHRRARFGRELASSSSSSSPAGTVSAPTRKDLPNGGEYIMTLAIGTPPQSYPAIADTGSDLVWTQCAPCGERCFKQPSPLYNPSSSPTFRVLPCSSALNLCAAEARLAGATPPPGCACRYNQTYGTGWTSGLQGSETFTFGSSPADQVRVPGIAFGCSNASSDDWNGSAGLVGLGRGGLSLVSQLAAGMFSYCLTPFQDTKSKSTLLLGPAAAAAALNGTGVRSTPFVPSPSKPPMSTYYYLNLTGISVGPAALPIPPGAFALRADGTGGLIIDSGTTITSLVDAAYKRVRAAVRSLVKLPVTDGSNATGLDLCFALPSSSAPPATLPSMTLHFGGGADMVLPVENYMILDGGMWCLAMRSQTDGELSTLGNYQQQNLHILYDVQKETLSFAPAKCSTL